One region of Haloprofundus salilacus genomic DNA includes:
- a CDS encoding YihY/virulence factor BrkB family protein, which produces MTPQPTTVRRTLTRTADEFRTKNVAFMAGSIAYNAFVSLLPLLLLLVLSVSVVGSGALERRVIELAATYLAPGVGDTLREVLREANDNTGFSLVGIVVLLWGTLKIFRGLDTAFAEIYETAQADDFVDRIRDGVVVFAALLVAVVAMVTAGSAFAALTQRLAIGVLNPLFLVVSLSIAFFPLYYIFPNVDVTFGEVLPGLLTAATGWATLQALFQLYVAASAKTDAYGILGGIVLLVTWLYFGGLLLLLGAVVNAVVGGYIGGDADETETSGLIFADSRTASDTTPVKSHREERLSPDEAAAYLRRLREDLTGRYNGMRPTDGERTPNLLSGATEIGLLERSFETDDEHVYETRFRWRLPERDSEADGDDEGEAEESPAVDARRAEED; this is translated from the coding sequence ATGACACCCCAACCGACGACAGTCCGCCGGACGCTGACGAGAACCGCCGACGAGTTCCGAACGAAGAACGTCGCGTTCATGGCCGGCAGCATCGCGTACAACGCGTTCGTCTCGCTGCTTCCGCTGCTGCTGTTGTTGGTGCTTTCGGTGTCGGTCGTCGGCAGCGGCGCGCTCGAACGTCGCGTCATCGAACTCGCGGCGACGTATCTCGCTCCCGGCGTCGGCGACACGCTCCGGGAGGTGCTCCGCGAGGCCAACGACAACACCGGCTTCTCGCTCGTCGGCATCGTCGTGCTCCTGTGGGGGACGCTGAAGATATTCCGCGGTCTCGACACCGCGTTCGCCGAAATCTACGAGACGGCGCAGGCCGACGACTTCGTCGACAGAATCCGCGACGGAGTCGTCGTCTTCGCGGCGCTTCTGGTCGCCGTCGTCGCCATGGTCACGGCCGGGTCGGCCTTCGCGGCGCTGACGCAGCGACTCGCCATCGGCGTCCTGAACCCCCTGTTTCTCGTCGTCTCACTCAGTATCGCCTTCTTCCCGCTCTACTACATCTTTCCGAACGTCGACGTCACCTTCGGAGAGGTGCTTCCCGGCCTCCTCACTGCCGCTACGGGCTGGGCGACGCTTCAAGCGCTGTTCCAACTATACGTCGCCGCCTCCGCGAAGACGGACGCCTACGGCATCCTCGGCGGCATCGTACTCCTCGTCACGTGGCTCTACTTCGGCGGTCTCCTCTTGCTGCTCGGAGCGGTCGTCAACGCCGTCGTCGGCGGCTACATCGGCGGAGACGCCGACGAGACGGAGACGAGCGGTCTTATTTTCGCCGACTCCCGAACCGCCTCGGACACTACACCCGTCAAGTCGCATCGGGAGGAGCGGCTCTCCCCGGACGAAGCGGCGGCGTACCTTCGTCGCCTCCGCGAGGACCTGACCGGTCGGTACAACGGAATGCGACCGACGGACGGCGAGAGAACCCCGAACCTCCTGTCGGGGGCGACCGAAATCGGGCTTCTCGAACGGTCGTTCGAAACCGACGACGAGCACGTCTACGAGACGCGCTTCCGATGGCGTCTCCCCGAGCGAGACTCCGAGGCCGACGGCGACGACGAAGGCGAAGCCGAGGAGTCACCGGCGGTCGACGCGCGCCGCGCCGAAGAGGACTGA
- a CDS encoding YihY/virulence factor BrkB family protein, with amino-acid sequence MSTRRSPIAVGKQVLEEFSSKNVAFMAGSLAYNAFISLIPLLLLIVLLTSVLGSEQLEGRVSTLVASSLTPATGDLVSGALDSASEGTGLSIVGVVVLLWGTLKIFRGLDTAFSEIYETEDSNEFTDQLRDGLVVFVVLLVGITGMVAASTVFAAFESLPWIGLLNPLVLILGLCIAFLPLYYVFPDTDLSVRSILPGVLTAAVGWALLQGVFQFYIAFSDKSEAYGVLGGVIVLVTWLYFGGLVLLLGAVVNAVVGGYATGASGGVGTGAADRAANREVLREDRLNRDQAAGYLRRLREDVTRRYEGMEPTRTDGTLGRARMPETGTLEVTERALYEDDERVHEVRLRWRTQEDDVRVEGRPHETTETNPSDQSSTPADD; translated from the coding sequence ATGAGTACCCGACGCTCTCCTATCGCGGTCGGCAAACAGGTCCTCGAGGAGTTCAGCTCGAAGAACGTCGCGTTCATGGCCGGGAGCCTCGCGTACAACGCGTTCATCTCACTCATCCCGCTCCTGCTCCTGATCGTGCTCCTGACGTCGGTTCTGGGGTCCGAGCAACTCGAAGGACGGGTCTCGACGCTCGTCGCGTCGTCGCTGACGCCCGCAACGGGCGACCTCGTCTCTGGCGCGCTCGACAGCGCGAGCGAGGGCACCGGACTCTCCATCGTCGGCGTCGTCGTCCTCCTGTGGGGGACGCTGAAGATATTCCGCGGTCTCGACACCGCCTTCTCGGAGATCTACGAGACGGAGGACAGCAACGAGTTCACCGACCAACTCCGTGACGGACTCGTCGTCTTCGTCGTACTCCTCGTCGGCATCACCGGGATGGTCGCCGCGAGCACCGTCTTCGCCGCGTTCGAGTCGCTCCCGTGGATCGGCCTGCTCAACCCGCTCGTGTTGATTCTCGGCCTGTGCATCGCCTTCCTCCCGCTGTACTACGTGTTTCCGGACACCGACCTCTCGGTCCGCAGCATCCTCCCCGGCGTGTTGACCGCGGCGGTCGGGTGGGCGCTCCTCCAAGGGGTGTTCCAGTTCTACATCGCCTTCTCGGACAAGTCGGAGGCGTACGGCGTGCTCGGCGGCGTCATCGTCCTCGTCACGTGGCTCTACTTCGGCGGCCTCGTCCTCCTGCTCGGCGCAGTCGTCAACGCCGTCGTCGGCGGCTACGCGACCGGCGCGTCCGGCGGCGTCGGAACGGGCGCGGCCGACCGCGCCGCGAATCGGGAGGTGCTGCGCGAGGACCGCTTGAACCGCGACCAGGCGGCGGGCTATCTGCGGCGACTTCGCGAAGACGTCACCCGTCGGTACGAGGGAATGGAACCGACACGGACCGATGGGACGCTCGGTCGCGCCCGAATGCCGGAGACCGGAACGCTCGAGGTCACCGAACGGGCGTTGTACGAAGACGACGAGCGAGTTCACGAGGTGCGACTCCGGTGGCGAACGCAGGAGGACGACGTCCGAGTCGAGGGGCGTCCTCACGAGACGACAGAAACGAACCCCTCGGACCAGTCGTCGACGCCCGCCGACGACTAA
- a CDS encoding helix-turn-helix domain-containing protein has translation MREECLVVEFRVTGDDCPLAAASRTTSVTIECEPPQMRGDGNVLLRFGAPTSDELAATLDADGRLRYLHRATAEGRDTYRCLSKHPCIVHELTDVGFVAETLTYRDGEERFTGAVVGYDVLQGVLAAAGEAVGVTLERVYPLGPQADSAAARWDVTPAQEAALRAALEMGYFSVPKAATAVEVAEELGISKSAFLERLRRGQAGLLGQVLGRS, from the coding sequence ATGCGCGAGGAGTGTCTGGTGGTGGAGTTTCGAGTGACCGGGGACGACTGCCCCTTGGCGGCGGCGTCACGGACGACGAGCGTGACCATCGAATGCGAACCGCCGCAGATGCGCGGCGACGGGAACGTCCTCCTCCGGTTCGGCGCGCCGACGAGCGACGAACTCGCGGCGACGCTCGACGCAGACGGGCGACTTCGCTACCTCCACCGCGCGACGGCCGAAGGGCGAGACACGTACCGCTGCCTCTCGAAGCACCCCTGTATCGTCCACGAGTTGACCGACGTGGGGTTCGTCGCCGAGACGCTGACCTACCGCGACGGCGAGGAGCGGTTCACCGGCGCAGTCGTCGGCTACGACGTGCTACAGGGCGTATTGGCGGCCGCCGGCGAGGCTGTCGGCGTGACGCTCGAACGCGTCTACCCACTCGGTCCGCAGGCCGATTCGGCTGCCGCGCGGTGGGACGTGACGCCCGCCCAGGAGGCAGCGTTGCGGGCGGCGCTGGAGATGGGATACTTCTCGGTCCCGAAGGCGGCGACGGCGGTCGAAGTCGCAGAGGAGTTGGGAATCAGCAAGTCGGCGTTTCTCGAACGGCTCCGACGCGGGCAGGCGGGGTTGCTCGGACAGGTGCTCGGCCGCAGTTAG
- the paaA gene encoding 1,2-phenylacetyl-CoA epoxidase subunit PaaA yields the protein MDLDTVKERAGPRQFSPKDDMPEEYRKAATRMIQFHANSEVMGGYLDKVFTRMAPSLDRKLACTAKTQDEIGHAQLLYRAAETLGVKTREEMLDELERGDGKFLNCFHYPVNSWYEAPMIDFFVDGGAMRRQATLKSTSWEPYAHAMDKVCFEEGFHVKHGEDILRELMRSSKANQERTQEVFDTWWPRILQFFGPMNSESTHNDFAQQVGLKTVSNSELRQAFLNAYIPKAEKYGLEIPDEPRIEYDEETGRYTVVEEDLDWDEFWTIAKNDYEGSYEQIGSRRQRHEAVAWVREAMDGWENESAGTTPQAAD from the coding sequence ATGGACCTCGACACCGTCAAGGAACGGGCCGGACCTCGGCAGTTCAGCCCGAAAGACGACATGCCGGAGGAGTACCGGAAGGCGGCGACGCGGATGATTCAGTTCCACGCCAACTCCGAGGTGATGGGCGGGTACCTCGACAAGGTGTTCACGCGCATGGCTCCAAGCCTCGACCGAAAGCTCGCGTGTACGGCGAAGACGCAGGACGAGATCGGCCACGCGCAACTGCTGTACCGCGCTGCCGAGACGCTCGGCGTGAAGACGCGCGAGGAGATGTTAGACGAACTCGAACGCGGCGACGGGAAGTTCCTCAACTGCTTCCACTACCCGGTGAACTCCTGGTACGAGGCGCCGATGATCGACTTCTTCGTCGACGGCGGCGCGATGCGTCGGCAGGCGACGCTCAAGAGCACCTCGTGGGAGCCGTACGCACACGCTATGGACAAAGTGTGCTTCGAGGAAGGGTTCCACGTCAAACACGGCGAGGACATCCTCCGCGAACTCATGCGGTCCTCGAAGGCGAACCAGGAGCGTACTCAGGAGGTGTTCGACACGTGGTGGCCGCGCATCCTCCAGTTCTTCGGGCCAATGAACAGCGAGAGCACGCACAACGACTTCGCCCAGCAGGTCGGGCTGAAAACCGTCTCGAACTCCGAACTCCGGCAGGCGTTCTTGAACGCCTACATCCCGAAAGCCGAGAAGTACGGCCTCGAAATCCCCGACGAACCCCGAATCGAGTACGACGAGGAGACCGGGAGGTACACCGTGGTCGAAGAGGACCTCGACTGGGACGAGTTCTGGACCATCGCCAAGAACGATTACGAGGGCAGTTACGAACAGATCGGGTCGCGTCGCCAGCGCCACGAGGCCGTGGCGTGGGTGCGCGAGGCGATGGACGGCTGGGAGAACGAATCGGCGGGTACGACCCCGCAGGCGGCCGATTAG
- the paaB gene encoding 1,2-phenylacetyl-CoA epoxidase subunit PaaB, which yields MIWEVFRQEKPGKYHQHCGNVHAPDREMALMFAQIQHGRRMQTNSLWVVPRDEIGEVDADEAKFGGTTDKAYRWAMTYNNVDASFAAEVEESEDEQREAAKKREEARS from the coding sequence ATGATCTGGGAAGTGTTCAGACAGGAGAAACCCGGGAAGTACCACCAGCACTGCGGCAACGTCCACGCGCCGGACCGCGAGATGGCGCTGATGTTCGCGCAGATTCAGCACGGCCGCCGCATGCAGACCAACAGCCTCTGGGTCGTCCCGCGCGACGAAATCGGCGAAGTCGACGCCGACGAGGCGAAGTTCGGCGGCACGACCGACAAGGCGTACCGCTGGGCGATGACGTACAACAACGTTGACGCCAGTTTCGCCGCCGAGGTCGAAGAGAGCGAGGACGAACAGCGCGAAGCCGCGAAGAAGCGCGAGGAGGCGCGGTCGTGA
- the paaC gene encoding 1,2-phenylacetyl-CoA epoxidase subunit PaaC — translation MSRFDGPTDLSDRERATLEELLFRMADDEYVAAERYIEWQIFAPTLESDLALANVAQDEYGHARLWYDLLSDLGHSEEELIWEREPEKWRHATLVELETEPGDWADTMVRTYLYDVAEQLRMEAIVDSSYAPLCDRVEKVLAEESYHREHAQNWLDRLADEGSEESRARVQTALDRLFPHALTLFASGPREDDIVDLGLRTDTLADLRTEWLEIVVPYLESLGLDVPEPDEVARPEATGRDGRHTDDWFDLYEEFTATYRELDFDRPTTLRGEGA, via the coding sequence GTGAGCCGATTCGACGGTCCCACCGACCTCAGCGACCGCGAGCGGGCGACGCTCGAAGAACTGCTGTTCCGGATGGCCGACGACGAGTACGTCGCCGCCGAGCGCTACATCGAGTGGCAGATTTTCGCGCCGACGCTCGAATCCGACCTCGCGCTGGCAAACGTCGCTCAGGACGAGTACGGTCACGCCCGCCTCTGGTACGACCTCCTCTCGGACCTCGGCCACAGCGAGGAGGAACTCATCTGGGAGCGAGAACCCGAAAAGTGGCGACACGCGACGCTCGTCGAACTCGAAACCGAACCCGGCGACTGGGCGGACACGATGGTCCGGACGTACCTCTACGACGTCGCCGAGCAGTTGCGCATGGAAGCTATCGTCGACTCGTCGTACGCGCCGCTGTGCGACCGCGTGGAGAAGGTGCTCGCCGAGGAGTCGTACCACCGCGAACACGCCCAGAACTGGCTCGACCGCCTCGCCGACGAGGGGAGCGAGGAGAGCCGCGCCCGCGTCCAGACCGCCCTCGACCGCCTTTTCCCCCACGCGCTGACGCTGTTCGCCTCCGGCCCCCGCGAGGACGACATCGTCGACCTCGGACTCCGGACCGATACGCTCGCAGACCTCCGCACCGAGTGGCTCGAAATCGTCGTGCCGTACCTCGAATCGCTCGGTCTCGACGTTCCCGAGCCGGACGAGGTCGCGCGCCCGGAGGCGACCGGTCGCGACGGCCGCCACACCGACGACTGGTTCGACCTCTACGAGGAGTTCACGGCGACGTACCGCGAACTCGACTTCGACCGGCCGACCACGCTGCGGGGTGAGGGCGCGTGA
- the paaD gene encoding 1,2-phenylacetyl-CoA epoxidase subunit PaaD encodes MSTDEFEVEGGEFESEACAYTDYEPGDAHDQYPKTGDGATGVERDVWDALYEVEDPEMPVSIVDLGLIYDVDVVDDVAHVEMTLTYTGCPARDMILNDVRCATLAAGVADAEVTLRYSPAWNVEMVTEQGKEDLREFGLSV; translated from the coding sequence GTGAGCACCGACGAGTTCGAAGTCGAGGGAGGCGAGTTCGAGTCGGAAGCGTGCGCCTACACCGACTACGAACCCGGCGATGCGCACGACCAGTACCCCAAAACTGGCGACGGTGCGACCGGCGTCGAACGCGACGTGTGGGACGCGCTGTACGAGGTGGAGGACCCCGAGATGCCCGTCAGTATCGTCGACCTCGGTCTCATCTACGACGTGGACGTCGTCGACGATGTCGCGCACGTCGAGATGACGCTCACCTACACCGGCTGTCCGGCGCGCGACATGATTCTCAACGACGTGCGCTGCGCCACGCTCGCCGCCGGCGTCGCCGACGCCGAGGTGACGCTCCGCTACTCGCCGGCGTGGAACGTCGAGATGGTGACCGAACAGGGGAAAGAAGACTTGCGGGAGTTCGGGTTGAGCGTCTGA
- the paaE gene encoding 1,2-phenylacetyl-CoA epoxidase subunit PaaE has protein sequence MMRFDPSTRGEGPKTGVECPYCGSTNTVRDHPKGPGLCRSMHYCEDCEQPFEQFG, from the coding sequence CTGATGCGCTTCGACCCCAGCACCCGCGGCGAAGGGCCGAAAACGGGCGTCGAGTGTCCGTACTGCGGGTCTACGAACACGGTGCGCGACCATCCGAAAGGGCCCGGCCTCTGCCGGTCGATGCACTACTGCGAGGACTGTGAACAGCCGTTCGAGCAGTTCGGCTGA